Proteins from a single region of Candidatus Woesearchaeota archaeon:
- a CDS encoding lamin tail domain-containing protein, giving the protein MRHYVILILFLSTLAIAQPQINEVMYNSYDDQEWVELYNPTNQILNLSNSTFSDSRDIDELICCRAHNQCSFLLSPRGYLLLVDQDSTLFQSLPQNVSFLCVDDNSLGNGLSNTAENLSLTNNNLASHFTYTFSQGANGNNHSLERREDNSWAESITLNGTPGYENSIWFLS; this is encoded by the coding sequence ATGAGGCACTATGTGATACTCATTTTATTTCTAAGTACACTAGCCATAGCGCAACCCCAAATCAACGAAGTAATGTATAATTCATATGATGATCAAGAATGGGTCGAACTCTACAATCCTACTAATCAAATTCTTAATCTTTCAAATTCAACTTTCTCAGACTCTCGTGACATCGATGAACTCATTTGTTGTCGTGCTCATAATCAGTGTTCTTTTCTTCTCTCTCCACGCGGATATCTGCTTCTTGTTGACCAAGATAGTACTCTATTTCAATCTCTTCCCCAAAATGTTTCTTTTCTTTGCGTCGATGACAATTCATTAGGCAATGGTCTTTCCAACACCGCTGAAAATCTTTCTCTTACTAACAATAATTTGGCATCTCATTTTACCTATACTTTCTCACAAGGGGCAAACGGTAACAATCATTCGTTAGAACGCCGAGAAGATAATTCCTGGGCTGAAAGTATTACTCTCAACGGCACACCTGGCTATGAAAATAGCATTTGGTTTCTCTCGTAA
- a CDS encoding lamin tail domain-containing protein has translation MTEFLPDPFGDAAATKPQGEWVELYNAGNKPLDLRGLILKDEQDDHELFITSTNLFNASLILFPSQYVSIYRDGDSDFALNDNGFEEIRLYYHDTLIDSVSYSQTTEGMSWSKVDMQWVETPPTPAAQNHYTPLCDWKLAFTNPPAISRGENFSFTIEISRLYGPIQNITVRGQIEDIFGRIVETYQPWTSQLITSSNSRTYSPNLPEGTYSLSFWQVNQSCNDAAQLNNNASHVVAINQQYHQNNSFISIEKVNVGGDNIAKWGDSIETKLALYRGDSSSTSVTLWVEKGSKKISDTARITLSQQFKAYNLTVPLFIDLNCAEKYNSGTAQVVLEGLGMKDEQDISITEDRSDECDDLPEDSSSTSSLATARSVSFRIPSFPSMVTQPFFDFDVQINNGKDPAQYKVWSYLYKGRTCYSCQGDENLREANAQILNLDKSETQVIPFTLTIDDLAPEGNYSVKVKLLKEGQKTAKEWTGSVFYSPSNNQFQKSQFFNSPNLSLTQSNPFFTLANTQNNLGLAMPEGLPSPSHTSSLFNQSMGFVAYESNSRKASALIPAILIISLSLCVITLFWENVKRTTK, from the coding sequence ATCACAGAATTCCTCCCAGATCCATTTGGTGATGCTGCAGCAACAAAACCGCAAGGCGAATGGGTAGAGTTATACAACGCGGGAAATAAACCATTAGATTTACGTGGTCTGATTCTTAAAGACGAACAAGATGATCATGAGCTATTCATCACTTCCACAAACCTCTTTAATGCCAGTCTCATTCTGTTTCCCTCTCAGTATGTCTCAATTTATCGCGATGGAGATAGTGATTTTGCATTAAACGATAATGGATTTGAAGAGATACGTCTATATTACCACGATACTCTTATCGATAGCGTTTCCTATAGTCAAACTACCGAAGGCATGAGCTGGTCGAAAGTTGATATGCAATGGGTAGAAACGCCCCCAACTCCTGCAGCTCAAAACCATTATACTCCTCTTTGTGATTGGAAACTTGCTTTTACCAACCCTCCTGCTATTTCTCGTGGAGAAAATTTTTCTTTCACCATTGAAATTTCTCGTCTTTATGGTCCCATTCAAAATATCACTGTTCGTGGTCAAATAGAAGATATCTTTGGTCGTATCGTTGAAACATACCAGCCTTGGACTTCACAACTCATTACTTCTTCAAATTCCAGAACCTATTCTCCAAATTTGCCTGAGGGCACATATAGTCTCTCATTCTGGCAAGTAAATCAATCTTGTAATGATGCAGCCCAGCTTAATAACAATGCTTCACATGTGGTTGCCATTAACCAGCAGTATCATCAAAATAATTCATTTATTTCAATCGAAAAGGTTAATGTTGGGGGTGATAACATCGCTAAATGGGGGGATAGCATTGAAACAAAATTAGCGTTATACAGGGGTGATTCTTCCTCTACCTCTGTCACTCTTTGGGTTGAGAAAGGATCCAAAAAAATCAGCGACACCGCTCGCATCACCCTCTCTCAACAATTTAAAGCTTACAATCTTACGGTTCCTCTTTTCATTGACTTAAACTGTGCAGAAAAATACAACTCTGGGACTGCACAAGTTGTTCTCGAAGGATTAGGCATGAAAGACGAACAAGATATTTCTATTACAGAAGATCGATCCGATGAATGTGACGATCTACCTGAAGATTCTTCCTCAACGAGTTCTCTTGCAACTGCACGAAGCGTGTCATTTCGTATTCCTTCATTTCCCTCTATGGTCACACAACCTTTCTTCGATTTTGATGTGCAGATAAATAATGGTAAAGATCCTGCGCAATACAAAGTCTGGTCTTATCTCTACAAAGGTCGTACCTGTTATTCTTGCCAAGGCGACGAAAATTTGCGCGAAGCCAATGCTCAGATACTTAATCTTGACAAAAGTGAGACACAGGTGATTCCATTCACGTTAACGATTGATGATCTTGCTCCTGAGGGTAATTATAGCGTGAAAGTCAAATTGCTCAAAGAAGGACAAAAAACCGCCAAAGAATGGACTGGGTCAGTATTTTACTCTCCTTCAAATAACCAGTTCCAGAAATCTCAATTTTTTAATTCACCTAATCTATCTTTAACTCAAAGCAATCCTTTTTTCACTCTCGCCAATACTCAAAATAATCTTGGTCTTGCCATGCCAGAAGGTTTACCTAGTCCTTCACATACATCCTCATTGTTTAACCAAAGTATGGGCTTTGTCGCATACGAATCAAACAGCAGGAAAGCAAGCGCACTTATTCCTGCTATACTTATCATTAGCTTAAGCCTATGCGTTATAACTCTATTCTGGGAAAATGTGAAGAGAACAACGAAATGA
- a CDS encoding SMC-Scp complex subunit ScpB, with product MELNEKKVEAVLFAVGKEITPERISSLCALSIEETTSLLEKLSQDYAQKDHSLQLVKKDHGWKLTVRDEFVPLVSSLVSSTELERPLMETLAVIAWKYPVVQSDVVKMRSAAAYDHMKRLEELGFISKEKFGRTFRLKLTPKFFEYFDLPSAQAKEAFLARVPAEIINQAENVEKETDEVERLIDLEEKENVAREEIKKAMGSSKRTSQTEKEQDEEIMGEVEEDLIEDIEEEQKE from the coding sequence ATGGAATTAAACGAAAAAAAAGTGGAAGCAGTTCTCTTTGCAGTTGGTAAAGAGATCACTCCAGAACGTATCTCCAGTTTATGTGCTCTAAGTATCGAAGAAACTACTTCTCTTCTCGAGAAGTTATCTCAAGATTATGCCCAGAAAGACCATTCCCTTCAACTTGTCAAAAAAGATCATGGGTGGAAGCTTACTGTGCGTGATGAATTCGTTCCGCTGGTAAGTTCGTTAGTAAGCTCAACAGAATTAGAACGTCCTTTAATGGAAACTCTTGCCGTGATTGCGTGGAAATATCCCGTTGTTCAATCTGATGTGGTGAAAATGCGCAGTGCTGCTGCTTATGACCATATGAAACGTCTCGAGGAACTAGGTTTTATCTCCAAGGAGAAATTTGGTCGTACTTTTCGTCTCAAATTAACCCCTAAATTCTTTGAATATTTTGATTTGCCCAGTGCTCAAGCTAAAGAGGCATTCCTTGCTCGTGTCCCTGCCGAAATTATTAACCAAGCTGAAAACGTGGAAAAAGAAACTGATGAAGTCGAACGCCTAATTGATCTAGAAGAAAAAGAAAATGTTGCGCGAGAAGAAATCAAGAAAGCCATGGGTAGTTCCAAAAGAACCTCTCAAACAGAAAAAGAGCAAGATGAAGAAATTATGGGCGAAGTTGAAGAAGACCTTATCGAAGACATAGAAGAAGAACAAAAAGAGTGA
- the gyrA gene encoding DNA gyrase subunit A, translated as MATPQPPRDQSKDQIIPRLIEEEMKTAYVNYAMSVIVGRALPDIRDGLKPVHRRILYAMYEMGMLHNKPSKKCARIVGEVLGKYHPHGDSAVYDSLVRMAQDFSLRYPLIKGQGNFGSIDGDTAAAMRYTEAKLNKIAEEMLHDIEKQTVDFKDNFDGSLQEPSVLPSKIPNLLINGSSGIAVGMATNIPPHNLKEVCDALIALIQTPDLSVQDLIRYIPAPDFPTGGEVLCGASLLQAYAKGKGKVIIKSVSRIEKDQIIISEIPYQVNKEELITQIAALVNEKIILGIRNINDESDQEGIRIVIDFKKDADPNVILNQLYQHSRLKISFGITMLALVDNQPRILGIKEFLEHHIQHRIEIIRRRTAYDLEEAKKRVHILDGLLIALENVDEIVAGIKRSETVEKARDFLIQSYSLSEIQARAILDLRLQKLAALERHKIREEHKSLMINIDEYNSILASETKVLGLITQELTAIRDDYQDVRRSKVMIGEDEDIDLEELIEETQVVVTMTNSGYVKRLPIDTYKTQRRGGRGVVAAGTKDDEDFVEKLFVSSTHDYLLFFTNQGQLYWLKVYNIPEGTRQAKGKHIANLLEMSEGETITAIVPVRDFSKGYLFMATKDGTVKKTPLGEFSRPRKGGIRAINLDEGNSLVGVQYTSGSNEIILVTKYGNANRFHEEAVRAMGRAAGGVRGIRLDENDYVIGMLAADEGKEILTITEKGYGKRTPVSDYRLCNRGGKGVTNIKITDKNGPVAAVMLVDGSGEIMLVSRQGIGIRIPCNQISLIGRATQGVRVMRMDETDSLAAAAQIAAEDVDPALSDSGSSSQDLPQ; from the coding sequence ATGGCCACACCCCAACCCCCTCGTGATCAATCCAAAGACCAGATTATCCCTCGTCTTATTGAAGAAGAAATGAAGACAGCGTATGTCAATTACGCTATGTCGGTTATTGTGGGTCGGGCGCTGCCAGATATTCGAGATGGTCTCAAACCTGTCCATCGTCGTATTCTCTATGCAATGTACGAAATGGGCATGTTACATAACAAACCCTCTAAAAAGTGTGCAAGAATTGTTGGGGAAGTACTAGGTAAGTATCATCCTCATGGCGATTCCGCGGTGTATGATTCTTTAGTGCGTATGGCCCAAGATTTCTCTCTACGCTATCCCTTAATCAAAGGTCAAGGTAACTTTGGTTCCATCGATGGAGATACCGCAGCAGCAATGAGGTATACTGAAGCAAAACTCAATAAAATTGCCGAAGAAATGCTTCATGATATCGAGAAACAAACCGTTGATTTCAAAGACAACTTTGATGGCTCGCTCCAAGAACCCTCGGTCTTACCCTCAAAAATTCCCAATCTTCTCATTAACGGATCGTCTGGTATTGCCGTAGGAATGGCTACCAACATTCCTCCGCATAATCTCAAAGAAGTCTGCGATGCTCTCATAGCGCTTATCCAAACCCCTGATCTTAGTGTACAAGATTTAATTCGTTATATCCCTGCTCCTGATTTTCCTACAGGAGGAGAAGTTCTCTGTGGAGCAAGTCTCTTGCAGGCCTATGCTAAAGGCAAAGGAAAAGTTATCATTAAATCAGTTAGTCGTATCGAAAAAGATCAAATCATTATTTCTGAGATTCCTTATCAAGTCAATAAAGAGGAACTTATCACTCAAATCGCCGCGTTAGTAAACGAGAAAATAATTCTGGGTATTCGCAACATTAACGACGAATCTGACCAAGAGGGAATTCGTATTGTTATTGATTTCAAAAAAGATGCCGATCCTAATGTGATTTTAAATCAACTCTACCAACATAGCCGACTTAAAATTTCGTTTGGAATAACTATGCTTGCGTTGGTTGACAATCAACCTCGTATCCTTGGCATTAAAGAATTCCTTGAACATCATATCCAACATCGCATTGAAATAATTCGCCGTCGCACAGCATATGATCTAGAAGAAGCTAAGAAACGAGTGCATATTCTTGATGGATTACTCATTGCCCTAGAAAATGTTGATGAGATCGTTGCAGGTATTAAACGAAGCGAAACTGTTGAAAAAGCTCGTGATTTCCTCATACAATCCTATTCTCTTTCTGAAATTCAAGCAAGAGCAATCCTTGATTTACGATTGCAAAAACTCGCTGCGCTTGAGCGCCATAAAATCCGTGAAGAACATAAATCATTGATGATAAATATTGATGAATATAATTCCATCCTTGCATCAGAAACGAAAGTATTAGGATTAATTACTCAAGAACTCACCGCAATTCGTGATGATTATCAAGATGTGCGTCGCTCCAAAGTAATGATAGGAGAAGATGAAGATATTGATTTAGAAGAACTTATCGAAGAAACACAAGTTGTCGTGACTATGACTAACTCTGGATACGTCAAACGTCTTCCTATTGACACATATAAAACACAGCGTCGTGGCGGTAGAGGAGTTGTTGCTGCGGGAACCAAAGATGATGAAGATTTCGTTGAAAAACTCTTTGTTTCCTCAACTCATGATTATCTTCTTTTCTTCACAAACCAAGGTCAACTCTATTGGTTAAAAGTGTATAATATTCCCGAGGGAACAAGACAGGCTAAAGGTAAACATATTGCTAATTTGCTCGAAATGAGTGAGGGAGAAACTATTACTGCTATCGTTCCTGTGCGCGACTTTAGTAAAGGGTATCTTTTCATGGCAACAAAAGACGGAACTGTCAAAAAAACACCTCTGGGAGAATTTTCTCGTCCTCGTAAAGGTGGTATTCGTGCTATCAATTTAGACGAAGGAAACTCGCTTGTTGGAGTGCAATATACCAGCGGGTCTAATGAAATTATTCTCGTTACCAAATATGGTAATGCCAATCGTTTCCACGAAGAAGCTGTGCGCGCCATGGGTCGAGCTGCCGGTGGTGTACGTGGTATTCGTCTTGATGAAAATGATTATGTCATAGGCATGTTAGCTGCTGATGAAGGGAAAGAAATACTCACTATCACGGAAAAAGGCTATGGCAAACGTACTCCTGTAAGTGATTATCGTTTGTGTAATCGTGGTGGAAAAGGCGTCACCAATATTAAAATTACTGACAAAAACGGACCTGTTGCAGCCGTCATGCTTGTTGACGGAAGTGGTGAAATCATGTTAGTCTCACGTCAGGGAATTGGTATTCGCATCCCTTGCAATCAGATATCATTAATTGGTCGCGCAACACAAGGTGTGCGTGTCATGCGCATGGACGAAACTGACTCTCTTGCTGCTGCTGCGCAAATTGCCGCTGAAGATGTTGATCCTGCTCTTTCTGATTCTGGTTCTTCATCACAAGATCTGCCACAATAA
- a CDS encoding ORF6N domain-containing protein, producing the protein MNEKLLIVNHDRVQNKIYTLRGVQVMLDRDLAQIYGVRAIRLREQVKRNQRRFPSDFMFQLTNAEVEILVSQNAIPTRNSLGGYLPYAFTEQGVANLSSVLKTEKAIIANIQIMRAFVAMRRFFTSNAQLFQRLDVVEKKQVEHDDKFEEIFNAIQSKDLKPEKGIFFDGQIFDAHKFISDIIRTAEKSIILIDNYIDDSVLTILTKRKKGVQVIIFTKEVSKQLLLDLTKHNAQYPSIEIREFTQSHDRFLIIDNEKVYHIGASLKDLGKKWFAFSKFNKEALILLDKLNLK; encoded by the coding sequence ATGAACGAAAAATTGCTTATTGTGAATCATGATCGAGTTCAGAATAAGATTTACACTCTACGAGGTGTACAAGTAATGCTTGATAGAGATTTAGCTCAAATCTATGGGGTTAGGGCAATTCGACTTCGAGAACAAGTTAAAAGAAACCAGAGACGTTTTCCTTCAGATTTTATGTTTCAATTAACTAATGCAGAGGTGGAAATACTGGTATCGCAAAATGCGATACCCACCAGAAATTCTCTTGGTGGATATTTGCCGTACGCATTCACCGAACAAGGAGTAGCAAATCTTTCCAGCGTTCTTAAAACTGAAAAAGCTATCATTGCAAATATTCAAATCATGAGGGCATTTGTTGCGATGAGGCGCTTTTTTACTTCAAATGCTCAATTATTCCAACGATTAGATGTTGTTGAAAAAAAACAAGTAGAACATGATGATAAGTTTGAAGAAATCTTTAATGCAATCCAAAGCAAAGATCTCAAACCAGAAAAAGGCATCTTTTTTGATGGCCAGATATTTGACGCACACAAATTCATTTCTGACATCATCAGAACAGCAGAAAAATCGATTATCCTCATTGATAATTATATTGACGACTCAGTTTTGACCATCTTAACTAAGAGAAAGAAAGGAGTTCAAGTTATAATATTCACAAAAGAGGTCTCTAAACAACTGCTCTTAGATCTAACAAAACATAACGCACAATATCCATCGATTGAGATAAGAGAGTTTACACAATCACACGATCGATTTCTCATAATTGATAATGAAAAAGTGTATCACATTGGGGCCTCTCTTAAAGATCTTGGAAAAAAGTGGTTTGCCTTCTCAAAATTTAATAAAGAGGCACTCATCTTGCTAGATAAGTTAAACTTAAAATAA
- a CDS encoding DEAD/DEAH box helicase: MLQNFSPRLYQQTILASAATKNTLVVLPTGLGKTGIALLLATQRLIQYPQSKILLVAPTKPLCEQHLDTFRKHLAIEPEKIVLFTGSVTPVKREKLWKDATIIISTPQGLENDIINRRIDLKNVSCLIIDEAHHATGDYPYVWLASQYEKNAQFPRILALTASPGTDLESIKELCKNLYIEKIEVRTEQDHDVAQYVQDVELNWVSVEFPAELKTIQSHLVACKTSKLTAIMQLGHSRSSNLSKGELLGLQQELQGKLAQEGTDFDVFKSLSLLAEALKIDHAIELLETQGAQQTAQYLEKLQTEARTSNTKAVKNLVQDEHFKAALYLSQQQVVQATPHPKIVKLQEIVTQTIQENATAKAIVFTQFRDSAEVIIKILETCGITSHIFVGQAKKNGLGFSQKQQKEILERFRAGAFSVLVATSVAEEGLDIPKVDKVIFYEPIPSAIRSIQRRGRTGRLEKGEVCVLMTKGTRDEVYRWAAHHKEKRMYRHLDELRKNIGLILPTKDEETKAKSTEKSLMSYAKPSLTHPSNLEHVSSPSLTKISSPPIKTIILADHREKSNRVVKELLDLNVHVTLEQLDHADYVLSGRVAVELKQVPDFVASLIDGRIMDQLRDLKRVFEKAVLVIEGEEEIYNVRNVHPNALRGLLASIILDFAIPIMYTKNAKETAVLLAIMAKREQEKGVDFSLHAGKPKTLSQQQEYVVSSFPGIGSQMAGALLQHFGSIEKIINASKKELAKVEGIGVKTAEKIREIIEKEYEQKETK; this comes from the coding sequence ATGCTCCAAAACTTCTCACCCCGCCTTTACCAACAAACCATCTTAGCTTCAGCTGCAACCAAAAACACATTAGTTGTTCTTCCAACAGGGCTGGGAAAAACCGGCATTGCTCTTCTTCTCGCTACACAACGTCTTATTCAATACCCTCAATCAAAAATATTGCTTGTCGCGCCAACCAAACCTCTTTGCGAACAACATCTCGATACGTTTCGCAAACATCTTGCAATTGAACCTGAAAAAATTGTTCTTTTTACTGGCAGCGTCACACCAGTCAAACGTGAAAAACTATGGAAAGACGCTACCATTATCATCAGTACTCCCCAAGGTCTTGAAAACGATATCATCAATCGTCGTATCGATCTCAAAAACGTAAGCTGTCTTATTATTGATGAAGCTCATCATGCTACAGGTGATTATCCCTATGTTTGGCTCGCATCACAATATGAAAAGAACGCACAGTTCCCTCGTATACTTGCTCTTACTGCTTCACCAGGGACAGATCTTGAAAGCATCAAAGAACTTTGTAAAAATCTCTACATCGAAAAAATTGAAGTACGCACAGAACAAGATCATGACGTTGCACAATATGTGCAGGATGTGGAATTAAATTGGGTTAGTGTTGAATTTCCCGCTGAACTCAAAACAATTCAATCTCATCTTGTGGCGTGCAAGACCAGTAAACTCACTGCGATCATGCAATTAGGTCATAGTCGAAGTTCAAATTTAAGCAAAGGTGAACTGCTCGGTCTGCAACAAGAACTGCAAGGAAAACTAGCTCAAGAAGGGACTGATTTTGATGTGTTTAAATCACTTTCATTGCTTGCTGAAGCGCTCAAAATTGATCATGCTATTGAACTTCTCGAAACCCAAGGCGCGCAACAAACAGCCCAGTATTTAGAAAAATTACAAACAGAAGCCCGTACCTCAAATACGAAAGCGGTCAAAAATCTTGTTCAGGATGAACATTTTAAAGCAGCGCTCTATCTTTCACAGCAACAAGTTGTGCAAGCAACACCTCATCCAAAAATAGTTAAACTTCAAGAGATAGTAACGCAGACCATCCAAGAAAATGCTACTGCCAAAGCAATTGTGTTTACTCAATTTCGTGATTCTGCGGAAGTCATCATCAAAATTCTTGAAACCTGTGGTATTACCTCTCATATTTTTGTAGGACAAGCTAAAAAAAATGGATTAGGTTTTTCACAAAAACAGCAAAAGGAAATTCTCGAACGCTTCCGTGCTGGAGCATTTTCTGTTCTTGTGGCTACATCTGTTGCTGAAGAAGGTCTTGATATCCCTAAAGTTGACAAAGTTATTTTCTACGAACCGATTCCCAGTGCCATCCGTTCAATTCAACGCAGGGGACGAACAGGACGATTGGAAAAAGGTGAAGTTTGCGTATTAATGACCAAAGGCACACGTGACGAAGTCTATCGCTGGGCAGCGCACCATAAAGAGAAACGCATGTATCGACATCTTGATGAGTTACGCAAAAATATAGGATTAATTCTCCCTACTAAAGATGAAGAAACAAAAGCTAAATCAACAGAAAAATCATTAATGTCGTATGCAAAACCATCATTAACACATCCCTCAAATTTAGAACATGTGTCTTCTCCTTCTCTTACAAAGATCTCCTCTCCTCCTATAAAAACTATTATCCTCGCTGATCATCGGGAAAAAAGCAATCGCGTTGTCAAAGAACTTCTCGACCTAAATGTCCATGTTACACTCGAGCAGCTTGACCATGCCGACTATGTTCTCTCTGGTCGAGTTGCCGTTGAACTCAAACAAGTACCCGATTTTGTGGCATCATTAATTGATGGAAGAATCATGGATCAATTACGTGATCTTAAACGGGTATTTGAAAAAGCCGTTCTTGTTATTGAAGGCGAAGAAGAAATTTATAATGTGCGCAATGTTCACCCTAATGCGTTGCGTGGGTTGCTTGCAAGTATTATTCTTGATTTTGCTATTCCTATTATGTATACCAAAAATGCGAAAGAAACCGCAGTACTTCTTGCCATCATGGCAAAACGAGAGCAAGAAAAAGGTGTTGATTTTTCTCTTCACGCAGGAAAACCAAAAACCCTTTCGCAACAACAAGAATATGTTGTATCTTCTTTCCCAGGGATAGGCAGTCAGATGGCTGGTGCTTTGTTACAACACTTTGGATCAATTGAAAAAATTATCAATGCCTCCAAAAAAGAGTTAGCCAAAGTTGAAGGTATTGGTGTTAAAACCGCAGAAAAGATACGAGAAATTATTGAGAAAGAGTATGAACAAAAAGAGACTAAATAA
- a CDS encoding rhodanese-like domain-containing protein, with the protein MVNFISVEQARELIQVHPDLMILDVRTDFEFAQGHLPLAHNVDINDDFFEQRIAEFDKNRTYIVHCKSGGRSAVACEVLEELGFKRVYNLKGNWKELMSG; encoded by the coding sequence ATGGTTAATTTTATCTCTGTTGAACAAGCGCGTGAATTGATACAAGTGCATCCTGATTTAATGATTCTCGATGTACGCACTGATTTTGAATTTGCGCAAGGACATTTGCCTTTAGCGCATAATGTAGATATTAATGATGATTTTTTTGAACAGCGAATTGCCGAATTTGATAAGAATAGAACTTACATTGTCCATTGCAAAAGTGGTGGGCGGAGTGCTGTTGCGTGCGAAGTTTTGGAAGAATTAGGTTTTAAGAGAGTATATAACTTAAAAGGAAACTGGAAAGAGTTGATGAGTGGATAG
- a CDS encoding 50S ribosome-binding GTPase — MPNFWRHVNYVLDNADIIIEVLDARSIDETRHPEIEQKVLLSGKILLYVITKCDLVDITQLKKDRGNLRPSVYISSREHLGTTMLKKKILMLSHGEKCVVGVVGYPNVGKSSLINALAGRGAARTSSESGFTKGLQKIRVDSKILLLDTPGVFPSKEKNDAKHGRTGAVDYAKIKDPELAAMTLIEDEFDLIRRYYEVDGVDAEEILEQIAHRLKRLLKGGQPDLEATSRLILRDWQTGKMAHG, encoded by the coding sequence ATGCCAAACTTCTGGAGACACGTTAACTATGTTCTGGATAATGCAGATATCATCATTGAAGTGCTTGACGCGCGTTCGATTGATGAGACACGACATCCAGAAATTGAACAGAAAGTACTCTTATCAGGTAAAATATTGCTCTATGTGATTACAAAATGTGATCTTGTTGATATCACTCAGCTCAAAAAAGATCGAGGAAATTTGCGACCATCTGTTTATATCTCAAGCCGTGAACATCTCGGAACAACGATGCTCAAGAAGAAAATTCTGATGTTATCTCATGGAGAAAAATGCGTCGTGGGAGTGGTAGGGTATCCTAACGTAGGTAAATCATCGTTAATCAATGCGTTAGCAGGACGTGGTGCTGCCCGTACTTCATCAGAGAGTGGTTTTACTAAAGGATTGCAGAAAATTCGTGTTGATAGTAAGATATTGTTACTTGATACGCCTGGTGTGTTTCCTTCAAAAGAGAAGAATGATGCAAAGCATGGACGAACTGGCGCTGTTGATTACGCAAAAATTAAAGATCCAGAATTAGCAGCAATGACGTTGATTGAGGACGAATTTGATCTTATTCGTCGTTATTATGAAGTTGATGGTGTTGATGCCGAAGAGATTTTAGAGCAAATTGCGCATAGGCTTAAACGACTGCTCAAAGGCGGACAACCTGATCTTGAAGCGACAAGTCGATTGATTTTGCGCGACTGGCAAACAGGTAAGATGGCACATGGTTAA
- a CDS encoding tryptophan--tRNA ligase — MATVTPWEVKGTIDYDKLIKEFGVSKLDEKALKRIEKHTGELHRFLRRDIFFAHRDLNFVLDEFEKGNKFYLYTGRSPSGHVHLGHLVPWIFTQWLQEKFGVELYFQFPDEEKFLFKPDQSWEDSQKYLEENMLDVIAVGFDPKKTHFLIDTRHAQIMYPEACKVARKITFSTVKSAFGLKDDSNLGQIFYTSMQAVPAFIGSVLAKKNIPCLIPHAIDQDPHFRVSRDVIPKLGYYKPASIQCRFLPGLGGMGEDGKMSSSAQNTAIYMNDDAKTIRSKVMKYAFSGGQATVEEHRKKGGNPDIDIAYQWLTFFEEDDAKLAKIYHQYKNGEILSGELKQMLVDKLVPLIEAHQQRREKARKLLPQFILKI, encoded by the coding sequence ATGGCTACGGTTACTCCTTGGGAAGTTAAAGGCACTATTGATTATGATAAGTTAATCAAAGAGTTTGGGGTTTCAAAGCTTGATGAAAAAGCTCTGAAGCGAATCGAAAAACATACCGGTGAGCTCCATCGATTCCTTCGTCGGGATATTTTTTTTGCGCATCGCGATTTAAATTTCGTTCTTGATGAATTTGAAAAGGGCAATAAATTTTATCTTTATACGGGCCGCTCTCCTTCTGGTCATGTGCACTTAGGTCATCTTGTCCCCTGGATTTTTACTCAATGGCTTCAAGAAAAATTTGGCGTTGAATTATACTTTCAATTTCCTGATGAAGAAAAATTTCTTTTCAAACCAGATCAAAGTTGGGAAGATTCTCAGAAATATTTAGAAGAAAATATGCTTGATGTCATTGCAGTGGGGTTTGATCCAAAAAAAACACATTTTTTGATTGATACACGGCATGCCCAGATAATGTATCCTGAAGCGTGTAAAGTAGCTCGTAAAATTACTTTTTCCACTGTTAAATCAGCATTTGGGCTTAAAGATGATAGTAATTTGGGACAAATATTTTACACATCCATGCAGGCTGTTCCGGCATTTATTGGTTCAGTTCTTGCTAAGAAAAATATCCCCTGCCTTATTCCTCATGCAATTGATCAGGATCCTCACTTTCGAGTTTCCCGTGATGTCATTCCAAAATTAGGATATTATAAACCAGCAAGTATTCAATGTCGTTTTCTGCCTGGCCTAGGTGGTATGGGAGAAGATGGCAAAATGTCATCATCTGCCCAAAATACGGCTATTTACATGAATGATGATGCGAAAACGATTCGTTCTAAAGTAATGAAATATGCTTTTTCGGGAGGTCAAGCAACTGTTGAAGAACATCGTAAAAAAGGAGGAAATCCTGATATTGATATTGCTTATCAATGGCTTACATTTTTTGAGGAAGATGACGCAAAATTAGCAAAAATTTACCACCAATACAAAAATGGGGAGATTCTGTCAGGGGAGCTCAAGCAGATGTTAGTGGATAAGCTTGTCCCCCTCATTGAAGCACACCAGCAACGACGTGAGAAAGCTCGTAAGCTCTTACCTCAATTTATTCTCAAAATTTAG